The genomic region ACCTAGCTAAGTATCCTAAAGTCCGTAACTTCAACCAAGGCCTCAATGAACTAAAAGACATAGTCTCCCAACTAGAAAAACTCAGCAACCTATCTAAGCATGTCCCAGGACTGCAATACCACACCAACCTAAGCAGTACTATATCTACTACCCTAACTAACCTCAGATCCCTAGCTGACCAACAGAACATCACTATAACTACCAACAACATCAAACCCAACCAAAACGTCAACATAGAAGCTAATGCCCTAACCCATCTACTGTCAGCTCCACTCAAGAACGCCATCTCAGCTAGTACTGCTGGCTCTAATATAGAACTATCCCAATCTATCCACAAAGCTAACAAATCTAGCCAGATAAATAAACCTAACACAGTAACCACTAACCCTAACAATACCAACCTACCTATCCAAATAACTATTACCGATCATGGCAAAGGCATACCCCCAGAACAACTAAACAATATCTTTACCCCATTCAACTCAGCCCATAGCCTAGAACACTTCACTGATACCGGACTAGGACTAGACCTCTACCTATGCAAAGTAATTACAGAACAATACAACGCCAACCTAACCATCACCAGCCAACCAGGAGAAGGCACAACAGTGATAGTGGGGATGGGGTGAGAGGTAAAATCTAATAATAAATTTACATGTTTTCATTCGACTTGTGATAAAATAATCGTTAGCACGTTAAGGAGGTATAGGTAATAATGGATATTTCATCAGGTAGCAATGAAAAAGTTAAAGAATCAAAATCAGCATCACCTTCAAAGAAGAAGCTGACACCAAAGCAAAGAAAGATAATCTTCTCAATAATTGTTGTTTTGTTATTAGTTTTTGCTGGCATAGGAATTTATAAGTATGCTTACGATAAAGGATATGATAAGGGCATGGAAGCGGGTAAGAAGGCTAGCGCTTCAAAGAGTCCAACTGATTTATTTAGCAATCTCCAAAATCCATTTAAAACACTTACTGGTTCTGTAGAAAAATTAGAAGGTGAAAAACTTACGATTACGACAAGTAAAGGTGAAGTAAAAACACTTAAAATAACTGACAAGACCAAGATAACCAAAAAGACAGAGACGTTGAACAAGGATTCTTTAACTAAGGGTGCTAAGGTTACTATCTTTACTACGGGCGAAGGTGATAGTTTGAGTGCTACTAGAATAGTAGTAAGATAGACGGTGTTTTCCGTGCTGTTGTCGGAGAAAATTATTATATTTACAAATGAAGAAGAAATCATCTAGGCTTTCAAAAAAATATAAGATTATTATATTTACGATAATGGTTTTATTTATTGTTGGTATTTTTATTGTTACGAAAAGACATAAGAATACTGAAAAACCAAACGCACCAGAGACCGTTACATATTCTACCGATACCCCAGATGAATCTAAGGCTAATGCTGATACGTATAGTTGGAAGGGTGCCGAAAACGATCCAAAGAAATTGCGTATTCAGTCGATTGGTGTCGATGCCTATGTACAACGTATGGGGGTTGATCAGAATAATAAGATTGCTGTACCAAACAATATTCACCTCACAGGATGGTTTACTAATAGTCAACAACCTGGACAGGATGGTCTTTCAATAATCGCTGGTCACGTTACTGGGAAAAAAGGCGACGGGGTATTTAAGCATTTGGGTGATATGAAAGCAGGGGATTTATTTGAGGTAGAAACCGGCAGTGGCGCAATCAAACACTACAAAGTGATTGAAGTGAAACAGATGAAAGAATCTGAGTCAGCAGATTTTTTATTTTCTCAAAAACCTAACACTAAGAGCCAGCTTAATTTGATAACTTGTGGTGGTAGATTTGACTCATCAGCCCACATGTATGATGATAGGGTTATTGTGGTTGGTGAATTGCAAGAGTGATTTACTGCAAGTTACTTGATGTAGCCTATAATTTTTATTATACTAAAGCTTATATAAGTATTTATCGAAAAACAGGGTAACAAACTAATATGCCAAGACTACCAATACCAGGGTCAGATAGAGGTCAGTGGGGCGATGTGCTCAATGAATACTTGAGGGTTTCCCATAATGAAGACGGTACCCTGAAGGGATCGTTAATTTCAGGTCCTGGCGCTACCGGTGCCACCGGCCCACAAGGCCCAGCTGGTTCACAAGGCGCAACGGGTGCTACTGGCGCTGGTTCTACCGGTGCCACCGGCGCCACTGGACCGCAAGGTGTAGCTGGTTCTCAAGGCGCCACCGGAGCTGGATCTACAGGTGCCACCGGGCCACAAGGAATAGCTGGTGTAGCTGGAGGTGCTGGTGCTACCGGCGCCACTGGACCGCAAGGTGTAGCTGGTTCTCAAGGCGCCACCGGAGCTACTGGCGCTGGCGTTACGGGAGCCACCGGACCACAAGGGCCAGCTGGTTCTGCTGGTACTCAAGGTGCAACGGGCGCTACCGGAGCTGGTGCTACAGGTGCCACCGGACCACAAGGAATAGCTGGTGTAGCTGGAGGTGCTGGCGCCACCGGCGCTACTGGCCCGCAAGGCGTAGCCGGTAATTCGGGTGAAGGTGTTATTGTAGTGGCTTCAAACTGGGTTACAACTGATGGATTGCCTTCAGGAACTCCAACAGGAACAATTATTCTTAGGAGAAAGCCATAAATGGGGTTGGTTCTCGGGAAAGATGGTAAAACTCGATCTGTTGAAATTAACACAGGCTCAGCTGTGTCTCAAATTTCTACTCTTTATGTCGGGTTGCTACAGTCTGCCCCAGCAAATATGGACGGTATGGATTTAGCGACTTTAATATCTTCTGGTCAAGGAAATGAGTTTACGATAGGTGCTTCGTTTTATACTGGTAGAAAATCAATAACAGTAGGTTCTATTAGTGCCGATGAAAATGGTGCAATTTGCTATAACAATAACGGTAGTCCTGTTGAGTGGACAAATACAACCGGCTCTGACGTTAATGTGCTAGCTTTTTTTATTACGGACGTTGCTAGTGGTGGAT from Candidatus Nomurabacteria bacterium harbors:
- a CDS encoding class F sortase encodes the protein MKKKSSRLSKKYKIIIFTIMVLFIVGIFIVTKRHKNTEKPNAPETVTYSTDTPDESKANADTYSWKGAENDPKKLRIQSIGVDAYVQRMGVDQNNKIAVPNNIHLTGWFTNSQQPGQDGLSIIAGHVTGKKGDGVFKHLGDMKAGDLFEVETGSGAIKHYKVIEVKQMKESESADFLFSQKPNTKSQLNLITCGGRFDSSAHMYDDRVIVVGELQE